In Procambarus clarkii isolate CNS0578487 chromosome 36, FALCON_Pclarkii_2.0, whole genome shotgun sequence, one DNA window encodes the following:
- the LOC138371532 gene encoding golgin subfamily A member 6-like protein 6 produces MDRTKDQMDRTKDQMDWTKDQMDRTKGQMDRTKDQMDRTKDQMDRTKDQMDRTKDQMDWTKDQMDRTKDQMDRTKDQMDRTKDQMDRTKDQMDRTKGQMDRTKDQMDRTKDQMDWTKDQMDRTKGQMDRTKGQMDWTKDQMDRTKDQMDRTKDQMDRTKDQMDWTKDQMDRTKDQMDRTKDQMDRTKDQMDRTKGQMDRTKDQMDRTKDQMDWTKDQMERTKGQMDRTKDQMDRTKDQMDMTKGQMDRTKDQMDRTKGQMESHH; encoded by the coding sequence ATGGATAGGACAAAGGACCAGATGGATAGGACGAAGGACCAGATGGATTGGACGAAGGACCAGATGGACAGGACGAAGGGCCAGATGGACAGGACGAAGGACCAGATGGACAGGACGAAGGACCAGATGGATAGGACGAAGGACCAGATGGATAGGACGAAGGACCAGATGGATTGGACGAAGGACCAGATGGATAGGACGAAGGACCAGATGGATAGGACGAAGGACCAGATGGATAGGACGAAGGACCAGATGGACAGGACGAAGGACCAGATGGACAGGACGAAGGGCCAGATGGATAGGACGAAGGACCAGATGGATAGGACGAAGGACCAGATGGATTGGACGAAGGACCAGATGGACAGGACGAAGGGCCAGATGGATAGGACGAAGGGCCAGATGGATTGGACGAAGGACCAGATGGACAGGACGAAGGACCAGATGGATAGGACGAAGGACCAGATGGATAGGACGAAGGACCAGATGGATTGGACGAAGGACCAGATGGATAGGACGAAGGACCAGATGGATAGGACGAAGGACCAGATGGATAGGACGAAGGACCAGATGGATAGGACGAAGGGCCAGATGGATAGGACGAAGGACCAGATGGATAGGACGAAGGACCAGATGGATTGGACGAAGGACCAGATGGAGAGGACGAAGGGCCAGATGGATAGGACGAAGGACCAGATGGATAGGACGAAGGACCAGATGGATATGACGAAGGGCCAGATGGACAGGACGAAGGACCAGATGGACAGGACGAAGGGCCAGATGGAGTCTCACCATTGA
- the LOC138371534 gene encoding feeding circuit activating peptides-like: MNKDRYQDGQGQVPGWTRTGTRMDKDRYQDGQGHVPGWTRTGTRMNKDRYQDGQGQVPGWTRTGTRMDKNRYQDGQGQVPGWTRAGTRMDKDRCQDGQGQVPGWTRTGTRMDKDRYQDGQGQVPGWTRTGTRMDKDRYQDGQGQVPGWTRTGTRIDKGRYQDGQGQVPGWTRTGIRMDKDRCQDGQEQVPGWTRTGTRMDKDRYQDGQGQVPGWTRAGTRMDKDRYQDGQGQVPGWTRTGARMDKDRYQDGQGQVPGWTRTGTRMDKDRCQDGQGQVPGWTRTGTRMDKDRYQDGQGQVPGWTRTGTRMDKDRYQDGQGQVPG; this comes from the coding sequence ATGAACAAGGACAGGTACCAGGATGGACAAGGACAGGTACCAGGATGGACAAGGACAGGTACCAGGATGGACAAGGACAGGTACCAGGATGGACAAGGACATGTACCAGGATGGACAAGGACAGGTACCAGGATGAACAAGGACAGGTACCAGGATGGACAAGGACAGGTACCAGGATGGACAAGGACAGGTACCAGGATGGACAAGAACAGGTACCAGGATGGACAAGGACAGGTACCAGGATGGACAAGGGCAGGTACCAGGATGGACAAGGACAGGTGCCAGGATGGACAAGGGCAGGTACCAGGATGGACAAGGACAGGTACCAGGATGGACAAGGACAGGTACCAGGATGGACAAGGGCAGGTACCAGGATGGACAAGGACAGGTACCAGGATGGACAAGGACAGGTACCAGGATGGACAAGGACAGGTACCAGGATGGACAAGGACAGGTACCAGGATAGACAAGGGCAGGTACCAGGATGGACAAGGACAGGTACCAGGATGGACAAGGACAGGTATCAGGATGGACAAGGACAGGTGCCAGGATGGACAAGAGCAGGTACCAGGATGGACAAGGACAGGTACCAGGATGGACAAGGATAGATACCAGGATGGACAAGGACAGGTGCCAGGATGGACAAGGGCAGGTACCAGGATGGACAAGGACAGGTACCAGGATGGACAAGGACAGGTACCAGGATGGACAAGGACAGGTGCCAGGATGGACAAGGATAGGTACCAGGATGGACAAGGACAGGTACCAGGGTGGACAAGGACAGGTACCAGGATGGACAAGGACAGGTGCCAGGATGGACAAGGACAGGTACCAGGATGGACAAGGACAGGTACCAGGATGGACAAGGACAGGTACCAGGATGGACAAGGACAGGTACCAGGATGGACAAGGACAGGTACCAGGATGGACAAGGACAGGTACCAGGATGGACAAGGACAGGTACCAGGATGA
- the LOC138371535 gene encoding uncharacterized protein, producing MDKDRCQDGQGHVPGWTRTGTRMDKDRYQDGQGQVPGWTRTGTRMDKDRYQDGQGQVPGWTRTGTRMDKDRYQDGQEQVPGWTRTGTRMDKDRYQDEQGQVPGWTRTGTRIDKDRYQDGQGQVPGWTRTGTRMDKDRYQDGQGQVPGWTRAGIRMDKDRYQDGQGQVPGWTRTGTRMDKDRYQDGQGQVPGWTRTGTRMDKDRYQDGQGQVPGWTRTGTRMDKDRYQDGQGQVPGWTRTGARMDKGRYQDGQEQVPGWTRTGARMDKDTYQDGQGQVPGWTRTRTRMDKDRYQDGQGQVPGWTRTGTRMDKDRYQDGQGQVPGWTRTGTRMDKDRYQDGQGQVPGWTRTGTRMDKDRYQDGQGQVPGWTRTGIS from the coding sequence ATGGACAAGGACAGGTGCCAGGATGGACAAGGACACGTACCAGGATGGACAAGGACAGGTACCAGGATGGACAAGGACAGGTACCAGGATGGACAAGGACAGGTACCAGGATGGACAAGGACAGGTACCAGGATGGACAAGGACAGGTACCAGGATGGACAAGGACAGGTACCAGGATGGACAAGGACAGGTACCAGGATGGACAAGGACAGGTACCAGGATGGACAAGAACAGGTACCAGGATGGACAAGGACAGGTACCAGGATGGACAAGGACAGGTACCAGGATGAACAAGGACAGGTACCAGGATGGACAAGGACAGGTACCAGGATAGACAAGGACAGATACCAGGATGGACAAGGACAGGTACCAGGATGGACAAGGACAGGTACCAGGATGGACAAGGACAGGTACCAGGATGGACAAGGACAGGTACCAGGATGGACAAGGGCAGGTATCAGGATGGACAAGGACAGGTACCAGGATGGACAAGGACAGGTGCCAGGATGGACAAGGACAGGTACCAGGATGGACAAGGACAGGTACCAGGATGGACAAGGACAGGTACCAGGATGGACAAGGACAGGTACCAGGATGGACAAGGACAGGTACCAGGATGGACAAGGACAGGTACCAGGATGGACAAGGACAGGTACCAGGATGGACAAGGACAGGTACCAGGATGGACAAGGGCAGGTACCAGGATGGACAAGGACAGGTGCCAGGATGGATAAGGGCAGGTACCAGGATGGACAAGAACAGGTACCAGGATGGACAAGGACAGGTGCCAGGATGGACAAGGACACGTACCAGGATGGACAAGGACAGGTACCAGGATGGACAAGGACACGTACCAGGATGGACAAGGACAGGTACCAGGATGGACAAGGACAGGTACCAGGATGGACAAGGACAGGTACCAGGATGGACAAGGACAGGTACCAGGATGGACAAGGACAGGTACCAGGATGGACAAGAACAGGTACCAGGATGGACAAGGACAGGTACCAGGATGGACAAGGACAGGTACCAGGATGGACAAGGACAGGTACCAGGATGGACAAGGACAGGTACCAGGATGGACAAGGACAGGTACCAGGATGGACTAGGACAGGTATCAGCTGA